A region of the Sinorhizobium arboris LMG 14919 genome:
GCCGCCGAGGAAAATCCGGGCGCACTCGCGTACACGCGCGAAAATTGATCGGGTGACAAGAACGGCGTTGCCCTCGGCGGCAGAGCCGTACACTTTCCGGAAAAATGGGAGACCGGCGCACCATGCCCGAAGTTCAGAACCTCCTGGGCTTTGCCCTGATCGCGCTCGGCATGGTGCTGACGCCGGGGCCGAACATGATCTATCTGATCTCCCGCTCGATCTGCCAGGGACCGGCGGCGGGGCTGATCTCGCTCGGAGGCGTGGCGCTCGGCTTCGTCTGTTACATGGTGTCTGCCGCGTTCGGCATTACCGCCCTGCTTCTCGCGGTTCCCTTTGCCTATGATGCCCTTCGTTTCGCAGGTGCGCTTTACCTGCTTTACCTCGCGTGGCAGGCGGTCCGTCCCGGCGGCCGCTCGATCTTTCAAGTGCGCGACCTGCCGAAGGATCGTCCGCGCAAGCTCTTCGTGATGGGCTTCTTCACCAGCATGCTCAACCCGAAGGTGGCTATCCTTTACCTGTCGCTGCTGCCGCAATTCATCCGTCCCGAGGCCGGCAACGTGCTCGCGCAGTCTCTCGTCTTCGGCAGCGTGCAGATCGCGATCAGTGTCAGCGTCAATGCGCTGATCGCGATGACGGCCGGAGCGGTGGCCGCCTTCCTCTCCGGTCGGCCGTCCTTCATGCTGGTGCAGCGCTGGCTCATGAGCACGGCGCTTGCGGGTCTTGCCATCAGCATGGCCGCGGAGGCGCGGCGCTAGACCACTTCGCTTTTCCCCGAGGCGCGGAAACATCAAACGCTTCGGTTCGCGCAATCCGGACGGAAGACCGCATACGCTTTCCTGGAAGTGCCCTAGAGGCTTCCTTCCGCCGGGCGCTTGGCGGACGGTGACGACGGCCGAAGGGTCCAGCCCAGATTCGTGCCCGCGGCAGCAATGAGGATCGCGACCGAGCCCGCGATCTGCGCCGGCTGCAGGGCGTGGCCGAAGGCGATGCGGTCGACCAGGATCGCGGCGATCGGATAGATGAAGGAGAGGGCGCCGGTCATGTGGGTCGGCAGCTTCTGGATGGCGCCATAGAGCAGGATATACATGATGCCCGTGTGGACGACGCCGACGGTCAGGAGCAGCGTCCACTGGAGCGTGCCTTGCGGCAGCGGCGCGACAAGGGCGAAGGGGGCGAGCATGGCCGCTCCGGTGATGACCTGCACCAGCGCGATCAGATGCGGCGGCGTGCCCTTGAGGAGCTTGGTGACGAGCGCCGCGATGGCATAGAAGAAAGCGGCACCGAGCGACAGGGCGATTCCGGCCAGATAGTCGGCGGGCTCGAAGCCGCCCGCGGGCTTGGCGGAGACGATCGCGACCATGCCTGCGAAGGAGAGTGAGAGCCAGAGAAGCTTGCTGGCGGTGATCTTCTCTCCGAGAAAAAGCGCGCCGAGCCCGAGCAGCATGAAGGGTTGCGTGTTGTAGACCATCGTCGCGATCGAGATCGAGGCGCGGGGATAGGCGGCGAAGAGCAGGAGCCAGTTCACGACGATCGCGACGCCGCCCAGAGCGGAAAGAACGATGACCTTCATCCGCAAATGTCTGAGGTCGATGAGGCCGAAGACTGCCGCAAGTGCGGCAAGCGTCGCAGCCCCGAACACGCAACGCCAGAAGACGACGCCCGCCACGGGCTGGCCTGACATCAGGACGAACCAGCCGATGGTTCCCGAAATCAGCATCGCCGCCGTCATTTCCGCGCTTCCGCGCCGCATGTCCCTATCCATAGCCTTGGCTCCATTCATTGTGCTGCAATAATAATGAGCTTGCTGGCGCAGAGATATGGATATTGAGAGGAAAATATGGGAATATGCCTAAAATTTTGAGGTAGAAAAGCCGATTTGGCTTAGGGGGAATTCGCATGCTGGACGAGCTCGACCGCCGCATTCTCGAAATTCTGGCCGCCAATGCCCGGGTGTCGCTGAAGGAACTGGCGCAGGAGGCGGGCCTTTCCTCGCCGAGTGCAGCAGAGCGGCTGCGCAAGCTCGAGGAGCGCGGTGTGCTCGACGGCTTCACGATTTCGGTCAATCCGGCGCGCCTCGGCTATCCGCTGCAGGCCATCGTCCGCATCCGCCCCATGCCGGGCATGCTGCATATCGTCGAAAGGCTGATCCAGGAAACGCCCGAATTCATCGAATGCGACAAGGTTACGGGGGACGACTGCTTCATCGCCAAGATGCTGGTGCGCGACATGGCGGAACTCGACACGATCCTCGACCGCATCGCCGAAAAGGCGCAGACCAACACGTCGATCGTCAAAGCGTCGCCGGTCAAGCGGCGCCTGCCGCCGCTTATCTAGTTCCGGTCGAGCCGAAGCCGCCGGCCCCGCGCACCGTCGCCGTCGCGCCATCCGCCTCGCGGATCGCCAGCTGGGTCACCGGGGCGATCACCATCTGGGCGATACGCATGCCGCGCTCGACCGCGAAATCCTCCGCACCGAGATTGACGAGCAGCACCTTCACTTCGCCGCGATAGTCGCTGTCGACGGTGCCCGGCGTATTGAGGCAGGTAATGCCGTGTTTGAAGGCAAGACCCGAACGCGGGCGAACCTGGCCCTCGTAACCCTCGGGGATCTCGAAGATGAAGCCGGTCGGCACCAATGCGCGTTCCCCCGGCCGGATCACCATCGGCCCATCCGCCGGAACCGCCGCACGCAGGTCCATCCCCGCGGCACCCGCCGTCTCATAGGCCGGCAGGTCGAGGCCTTCGCCATGGGGCAGGCGCACGAGGGTGAGGCAAGGGGCGAGGGCAGCGCGATTTTCGGACATGTGCATGATCATTCCATCATAAGCACGACCGGCTTTGCCGCAGTCAATTGCATATTGCCCCCCGAGGCTGTAAAGGACGCCGCAACTCACAGGATACTCAGATCATGGCCGAAAGCATTGCCGAGGCGGTCTCCCGCCGCCGCACATTTGCGATCATTTCGCATCCGGACGCAGGTAAGACGACGCTCACCGAGAAGCTGCTTCTGTTCGGCGGCGCGATCCAGCTCGCCGGCGAGGTCAAGGCCAAGAAGGACCGGATCCAGACCCGCTCGGACTGGATGAAGATCGAGCGCGAGCGCGGCATCTCGGTCGTCACCTCGGTGATGACTTTCGAATATAACGACACGGTTTACAACCTGCTGGACACGCCCGGGCACGAGGACTTCGCCGACGACACCTACCGCACCCTGACGGCGGTCGATGCGGCGGTCATGGTGATCGACGCGGCCAAGGGTATCGAGCCGCGCACGCTCAAGCTCTTCGAGGTTTGTCGTCTGCGCGATATCCCGATCATCACTTTCGTAAACAAGATGGACCGGGAAAGCCGCGACCCTTTCGAGATCCTCGACGAGGTCGAGCAGAAGCTGGCGCTCGACTGCGCGCCGGTCACCTGGCCGATCGGCCGCTCCAAGACCTTCTGCGGCACCTATCATCTTGCCACCGACGAGGTGCGCGGCGCCGACACGCAGGAACGTCTGACCAAGGTCAATGGTCCGGAAATGGCTGCGCACCGCCTGCCCGAGAACGAGCGCGACACCTTCATCGAGGAAACGTCGCTGGCGATCGAGGCCTGCAAGCCCTTCGACCGCAAGGCCTTCCTCGAAGGCCACCTGACGCCGGTCTTCTTCGGCTCGGCGCTCCGGAACTTCGGCGTGCGCGATCTGATCAATGCGCTCGCCGACTTTGCGCCGCCGCCGCGAGCCCAGGTTGCCGACATCCGCACCGTCGAGGCGACGGACGACAGGATGACCGCCTTCGTCTTCAAGATCCAGGCGAACATGGATCCGAACCACCGCGACCGCATCGCCTTCGTCCGCGTCTGCTCGGGCAAGCTCGAACGCGGCATGAAGGCGCGGCTTTCGCGCACCGGCAAGCAGATGGGCCTCACGGCGCCGCAATTCTTCTTTGCCTCGCAACGCCAGCTCGCCGATACGGCCTTCGCCGGCGACGTCGTCGGCATTCCGAACCACGGCACGCTTCGGATCGGCGACACGCTGACGGAAGGTGAGCCGCTGGTCTTCCAGGGCGTGCCGAACTTCGCGCCGGAGATCCTTCGCCGCGTCCGGCTCGAGGATGCGATGAAGGCGAAGAAGCTGAAGGAGGCGCTGCAGCAGATGGCGGAGGAGGGCGTCGTGCAGCTCTTTTCGCCCGATGACGGCGCGCCGGCAATCGTCGGCGTCGTCGGAGCGCTCCAGCTCGACGTCCTCAGGGAACGGCTGCAGGCGGAATACAGCCTGCCGGTCTCCTTCGAAATGTCCCGTTTTTCCATCTGCCGCTGGATCTCCGCCGAGAACCCGGCCGATCTCGAGAAGTTCATCGGAGCCCACCGCGGCGATATCGCGCGGGATCTCGACGGCGATCCGGTGTACATGGCGCAGGACGGGTTCTCGCTGCGCTACGAGTCGGAGCGCTACCCGGCGATCAGGATGGTGGCGATCAAGGAGTATCACGTCGCCAAGGCGGCGTGATCGTGCCTTCGCCGGATTCCACCCCACCAGCCTGTCCCGGGCTGGTCCCGCGTAGGCCGAGGCTCAACACGGCGATCAGCACGCAGGCCATGCCGATCATCTGATTGGCGGTGATCGTCTCGCCGAGAACGGCAGCGGCGAGGAGCAGCGCGGAAACGGGTGCCAGCGCGGTGAAGACCGAGGCCTCCGTGCCGCTCACCCTCTGAAGTCCCGCATACCAGAGCACGAAGCCCCCGACCGTGGGTACGAGCGCGTAATAGGCGACCGCGGCGAGGGCCGGGGCGCCTGGCGCACCCATAGAAGGAAGCTCGGCAAGCGCGAAGGGGAGCGCAATGGCGCCGCCGAAGCCCGTCATCAGCGCCGACAGGCCAAGCGGCGGAATCGCGACGCTGACGCGCTTGTTGAGCAGTATGAACAGCCCTTCGCAGATGACCGCGCCGAAGATCAGCGCGCTGCCGGCGAGCGAATGCGGGGTGTTCGCATCCGGCCGGAAGACGATCGCGAGAACGCCGGCCGCCGCCAGGCAAGCGGCCACGAGCACGGAGCGATGCGGACGCTCGCCGAGAACCATGATGGCGATCGCGGCGGAGACGACGGGAAGCGTCCCGATGATGACGCCGGCATTGGCCGCAGAGGTGAGCTTCAGGCCGGAAATGAGCAGAGTGGTGTAGCCGACGCTGCCGGCGCCTGCCTGAAACACGAGGATGAGCCAGTCGCTCTTCGCCAGCTTGGGCCAGGACGCCCCGGTTGCGCGCATCAGGCACAGGAAAAGAGGGAAGGCGATGGCGAAACGCAGCGCCGTGGCCGTGAAGGGCGGCAGGCCGGCGGCGATGATCTTGCTCGCAATCACGGTGCTGCCGACGAGCACCATGGCGAGCGACAGATAGATATATCCTTCAATTTGCTTCGACATCCCGCAGAAACTCCCGATTGGCGTTCGGGCAGAAGAGCCGATCGGCAGCCGGCGGTCTTGTATGGAATTGCAGATGTTGAAATCATTTCACCGCTTGCGCATAGGCTCCGGGCGAAAAGCCGTATTTGCGCACGAAAACCCGCGTCATGTGACTCTGGTCGACGAAGCCGCCCGCAGCTGCCGCCTCCGCGAGCGGCATACCCCCGGCGATCAGCCGCCGGACGACGTCTATCCGCCGCTGGACGAGATAGGCATGGGGCGTGAGCCCCGTTGCCTTGGCAAAGCCGCGAACAAGCTGGAAGCGGCTCAGGCCGCTCTCGCGGGCGAGGTCAGCGAGCGAGAGCGGCGCCAGCGGATCGTCATCGATCAGGCTTACGGCGGCGGCGACCGACTTCGGTGCGCTGGCCGGTGCATTTGGCGGGGCAAGCTGCATCGCCTCCGCAAACAGGGTGACGGCCAGTTCTTCCCATCGAAACCCCGTCCCGGCACCGCCGGCGCCTGCGGCGGCCGCGAAGATCGTGCCGAACCGGGCCGCGAGCCCGGCGTTCCGGATCACCGGGTCCGAGAATTCGCAATCCGACCTTTTCCCTTCTGAGACGTCGTCGATGAGCGAGGCGACCAGCGGCGGATCGAAATAGAGCATCCGCCAGGAGCGGCCCGCGTCACCGATCGGTGCGCCGTCATGGACCTCGCCGGGATTGACCGTGATCACATCGCCTGCCTTCGCCTCGACGGTTCCGCGGCCGCTCAGCGACGTTTGCGCGCCCGCACGGATCAGACCGATGCCGAACTGCTCGTGCGTATGGCGCGCGAAACTGTGGTTCGTCGCCGCTTCCACCACGTCGACGCCGGCGATGCGGCGCGGCAGCACCCTGAAATGCCCTTTCGCCATGTGCCGTTGCCGCCCCCGTTCTTCGTTGCGCCTCGATGGTGGTATAGCGCTTCCATCCCCCTGTCGCAAAGCGCAGGCGGATTGATGGTTTGGGCGGTTTCGGAGGAGTCGAATGATCTTTATGGGACGGACGCTGAAGCGGCTGCGGGTTCTGAACGGCATGAAGCAGACCCATGTGGCGGAGCTCCTGCGGGTGACGCAGGCGACGGTATCGCGCTGGGAGGCAGGTGTCCTGACGCCTTCGGATAGCCAGCGACAGGCACTGGAGCGCCTCTTCGCCAGGACGCCTTCGGCGGCCGATGCAGCCCTCAAGCGGCTGGTCGAAACGTCGGCGGCAAAGGTCCACCTGATCTGCGACCATTCGCACCGGCTGCTGGCGGCCTCGCCCGGACGGCGGGCGGAATGGAGGCGGGAGATGATCGGCGAGCCGATGTTCCGTTACGCCTCGGAGGAAATACGCAGGGCGGAAAGCGAACTCGACGATCTCGGCTGGCACGATTGCCGCGTGGCTTCGCTGGCCGTCGAGACCGGCCCCAACGGCCGTGATGACGTCCCGATCTCAGCCGGCCGCGTGCTTTGGGAGCGCATACCACTCGCCGATGGTGCGATGGGCCGGCTGGTCACCGCGCTCTCATGATCGCAACGCATAATTTATGCGTTGTCCCCGTCGCCGCGCTTGAACTAGCTTCGAGGTAAAAAGGAGCGACGCATGACGATATTGGTGACGGGAAGCGCCGGCCATCTGGGCGAAGCATTGATGCGGCTGCTGCGCGGGGCGGGGCACGACGTGCGCGGGATCGACATCAAGGTCTCCCCATTTACCGATGCGGTCGGATCGATCGTCGACCGCATATTCGTCCGTCACGCTATGAAGGACGTGCGCGCCGTCATCCATTCCGCGACCCTGCACAAGCCGCATGTGGCGACGCACGGCTATTCCGAATTCGTAGACACCAATGTCGCGGGCACGGTCAATCTTCTCGAAGAGGCGGCAGGGGCGGGCGTCGGAGCCTTTGTCTTCACCAGCACCACGAGCGCCTTCGGTTCGGCCCTGACGCCGGCGCCCGGCGAGCCCGCCGCCTGGATCACGGAGGATGTCCGGCCGATCCCGCGCAATATCTACGGCGTAAGCAAAGTCGCAGCGGAGGGTTTCTGCGAGCTTTTCGCGCGGCGGCATAGTCTGCCCGCCGTTATCCTCCGGACCTCGCGTTTCTTTCCCGAGGCCGACGACGACGCGGAAATCCGCGGCCGCTACGAAACGGCCAATGCGCAGGCGAACGAATTGCTCTACCGGCGCGCGGATATCGAGGACGTGGCGAGCGCGCATCTATCGGCGCTTGACCGGGCGAAGGAGATCGGCTTCGGCCGCTTCATCATTTCGGCGCCCGCGCCCTTCACGCGCGACGATCTGGCGGCATTGCGCGCGGATGCTCCATCCGTCGTCTTCAGCCGTTTTCCTGAATGCGAGGCACTCTATGCCGAACGCGGGTGGCGGCTCTTTCCGTCGATCGACCGGGTCTATGTGAGTGCGGGCGCGGTGGCCTCTCTCGGCTGGCGTCCGAAATATGATTTTGCCCATGTATTGAAATGCCTGCGCCGCGGCGAGGATTTTCGAAGCCCCCTCGCAATCGAGATCGGGTCCAAAGGCTACCACGACACGGTCTTTGCGGATGGGCCGTATCCGGTAGCGTGAACCGTCAATCCCGGGGCAGGCCCGGCAGCCTGCCGATGTCGCCGACCCAGGGCAGGGCGGAGGAGCACCAGATCTGACTGCGGGGGGCAAGCTCGCGCCGCTGGTTGATGGTGCCGAGGCGGATGCCGATCTCCCCGGCGTCCTCGTCCGTGCCCGTCGTATAGACAGGCGAGCCGCAATTCGGGCAGAAAAACTGCAGCCGCTTGCGTCCGTTTTCGCCGGTTTTGACATAAAGCTTCGGTTCGCCGCCGGTCAGCCGGAACGAGGCGCGTGAGGTGCTCGTGCTGACACGATAGGCGGTACCGGTCAGCCGTTGGCAATCGGTACAATGGCAGATCGTTACGTGTTCCGGATCTATCTCCGCCTCGTAGGTCACGAAGCCGCAATGGCATTGGCCGTCAATGTGCATCGGACGCTCCTCGTAGCTTGGCCTGAGCAAGATACGATAGGGCGCCTGCAACGTTCGTCGAGAGTGTTGCCACGCGGAGTCAAACTCCGGTGAACAGCCACTCGTGTTCCTTGGCATTGTGGAACTTCCAGATCCGCTTCGGACCCGCCATGACGTTGAGATAATAGGAATCATAGCCGTGAACCGCAGCCACCGGATGGTAGCCCTTCGGCACCAGCGTTACGTCGCCGTCTTCCACCGCCATGGTCTCGTCCAGGGAGCGGTCGTCGGTATAGACGCGCTGCATGGCAAAGCCCTGCGGTGGATTGAGTCGGTGGTAGTAGGTTTCCTCGAGATAGCTTTCGGCCGGCAGGTTGTCCTGATCGTGCTTGTGCGGCGGATAGGAGGAGGTGTGTCCGCCCGGGGTAATCACCTCCACCACCAGCAGCGACTGCGCCGATCCGTCGTTCTCCGGCATGATGTTGGTGACGTAGCGCGTGTTGGTGCCCCTGCCGCGGGTCATCTGCGGATGCGTACCGGGGCGGATGACCTTCGTCTTGAAGTTTTCGCCGCCCGGGGCGGAGCAGATGGCGAGGTCGAGATCGGTGGTCGCTTCGGCCTGCCAGCTGCTGCCCTTCGGCACGTAGACCGCGTAGGGCTGGCCTTCGAAGGGCGTCATGCGCTCGCCGAGCTCGCCGAAGTCCTCGCCGTCGACGGAAATCTTCGCCTTGCCGGCGACGAGCACGAGGCAGAGTTCCTTCTCCCCTGCTCCGCCGCCGGTCGTCTCGCCCGGCCGCAGCCGATGAAGCGCGAAACCGACATAGGTCCAGCCGGCACTCTCGGGCGTGATCTCCTGCATCAGGCCGGACGGGGCTTTGGGTTTGACGAGCAGTCTGGACATGTAAGGTCTCCTCAAGTTGCAGTCTGCGGCAGCCCGATGAGAGGCGCCTGACGAGGCGGGCTTTACTTGTCGAGCCCAGCCTCCCTCGCATATGCCTTCAGCGATTTCAGTCCGAGCGACTGGTATTCGAAAGGGTTGCGAATAGCCGAATCCTGCTCTGCCTCGATCACGAGCCAGCCCTCATAACCGTGTTCGGCCGCGATTTTGAGAACAGGCAGGAAATCGACGCCGCCTTCGGAGTCGCCCGGAACGGTAAAGACGCCGCGCCGCACGCCCTCGAGGAAGGACAGTCCTTCGCCCTCGACCACCTCCCGGACAGCCGGGCGGACGTTCTTGCAATGAATGTGGCGGACGCGGCTCATGTATTTCCGCGCCACTTCCGCCGGATCGGAACCGCCGAACCAGGCATGGCCGGTGTCGAGCAGCAGTTTGGTCGCAGGACCGGTGTTCTGCATCAACAGGTCGATCTCCTCGCCGGTCTGGACGATCGTGCCCATGTGGTGGTGGTAGACGAGTTCGATGCCCTGATCGGCGCAATATTCAGCGACCGCTTCGAGGTCGGCGCCGAATTTCTCCCACTTGTCTGCGGGCAGCACCGGCTTGTCCTTCACGAGCGGCTTGGAATCGTCGCCGTGGATGGCATTGGAGGTCTCGCAGACAATCGCCACCTTGCAGCCATTGTGCTTCAGAAGGTCGAGATGCGGCTGGATCGCCCTCTTCTCCGCTTCGACGTCGTGAGCGAGGAGGTTGGTCGAGTGCCAGCCCGATACGAAAACGAGATCATAACTCGCGAGTTTCTGCCTCAGCGCTTCGGGGTCGGAGGGCATCTTGTGGCCCTTCTCGATGCCGTCGAAGCCGATCTTCTGGCAATCGGAGAGGCAGTCCTCGAGCGTCAGATGCGCGCCGATCGAATGGTCGTCGTCATTGCTCCAGGCGATCGGGTTGGTTCCGTAGCGGATCATGTGTTTTGCCTTCTGTTGTCGCATGCTTGAGGCGGATGTTTCGCATCAGTCGGGGCGATGCCCCTCACATCCGGCTGCCGCCGCCTTCTCCCCGCCCCGCGGGGAGAGCGTTATGGTGAGGGGTATCTTCTGCTGCCGTGCACGGAACGGCGCCCGCATAAGAATGCGGGCACCTTGTCATTGAACGTCAACCAAACCGCTGCGCCTGGAGGGCCTTTTCGTAGCCTTCGCGGGCGGCCTTCACCTGATCGCGGTCCGAGACCTCCGGCACCGCGACGTCCCACCAGTGGCCGCCGGCCTCCGTCGTGATCAGCGGATCGGTATCGATGACGATGACGGTCGTGCGCGCCTCGTCGGCGGTCTCCGCGAGCGCAGCTTCGAGTTCGGGGATCGACCCGACCTTGCGGGTCACGGCGCCCATGGCCGCGGCATGCGCGGCGAAGTCGATCTGCGGCAGCTCCACGTGGTGCGCGTCCTTCAACAGATTGTTGAAGTTGGCACCGCCCGTTCCCATCTGCAGCCGGTTGATACAGCCATAGCCGGCATTGTCGAGCAGCACGACGGTGAATTTGGCGCCGAGCATGATCGAAGAGGCGATCTCCGAATTCAGCATCATGTAGCTGCCGTCGCCGACCATGACGATCACGTCGCTGTCGGGCTTGGCAAGCTTCACGCCCAGACCGCCGGCGACCTCGTAGCCCATGGTCGAAAAGCCGTATTCCATATGATAGCCGCCAGGCTCCTCCGCCTGCCATAGCTTGTGCAGTTCGCCGGGGAGCCCGCCGGCGGCGCAGACGAGTGTCGTTCGCCTGCCGCCGCGGGCGCGCTGAACGGCGCCGATGACCTGGGCATCGGAGGGAAGTGCCGCATTGGTGGTGGCGGTTACCCTGTCGGCCGCCGCCAGCCACTCGGCCTTGCCGGCTTTCGCCCTCTCGGTCCAGACACTCTCGGCCTTGTGGCCGCCAAGCCCGCCGGAGAGCCGGTTGAGGCCGGCGCGCGCGTCGCAAATCAGCGGCCGTCCCTCGTGTTTGCCGGCGTCGAAAGGCTGGACGTTGAGGCCGATGATTTTCAGTGCCTCGTTCTTGAAGAGCGCCCAGGATCCGGTGGTGAAATCCTGGAGCCGCGAGCCGACGGCGAGCACCACGTCGGCCTCCTCCGCCAGTGCGTTGGAGGCCGACGTGCCGGTTACACCGACGGAACCCATGTTCAGCGGATGCGAATGCGGCAGAGCGGACTTGCCGGCCTGCGTCTCGACGACCGGAATGCGGTGCTTCTCGGCGAATTCGGCGAGTTCAGCGCTCGCTTCCGAATAGAGCACGCCGCCGCCGGCGATGATGATCGGCTTCTTCGCCGATTTGAGCGCCTCGATCGCCGACGCCAGCTCGTCCAGATCCGGCTCGATGCGGCGCGGCACCCAGACCTTCTCGTCAAAGAAGGATTCGGGATAGTCATAGGCTTCCGCCTGGACGTCCTGGCAGAGCGAAAGCGTCACCGGGCCGCAGTCGGCAGGATCGGTCAGCACTTGCATGGCACGGCGCAGCGCCGGGATGATCTGCTCGGGCCGGGTGATGCGGTCGAAATAGCGCGAGACCGGGCGGAAGCAATCGTTCGCCGAAATCGTGCCATCGCCGAAACTCTCGACCTGCTGCAGTACCGGGTCGGGCCTGCGGTTGGCGAAGACGTCACCCGGCAGGAGGAGGACCGGCAGGCGGTTGACATGAGCAAGCGCGGCCGAGGTCACCATGTTGAGGGCGCCCGGACCGATTGAGGTCGTGCAGGCCATGAAGCGGCGACGGAAGCTAGCCTTGGCGAAGGCGATCGCCGCATTCGCCATGCCCTGTTCGTTCTGCGCGCGGTAGGTCGGAAGCGTTTCGCGCACGGAATAGAGCGCCTCGCCGACACCGGCCACGTTGCCGTGGCCGAAGATCGCGAAGACGCCGCCGAAGATCGGCACGCGCTCGCCGTCGATGATCGTCATCTGCCGGGTCAGGAACCGCGCCACGGCCTGTGCCATGGTCAGGCGCACGGTTTTCTGGCTCATCTGTTTCCTCCTTGCGGCCGCATCCTTGCGCCGCCTTATCGCTTTACCGCTACGCCGCCTTGGTCTCGCCCAATTGCAGCCAGAGATCGACAAGCGCCTTGAACTTCGCCGCCATGTCGGCCACCGCCTGCTCGTCGCTCATGCCGCCGGCGAGCCAGCTCCTGGCGGCATCGGCGAAGATTGTCCGGCCGACGGCAAATCCCTTGACCGTCTTCGACGCTCTGGCAGCGGCGAAGCCTTCCTTCAGCACCGCATAGGGCGCTTCCAGGCCGAGGAGCACCACGCCTCGGCAAAGCGGATCGCGCGTCTCGATCACGGCGTCGATGGCTGCCCAGGCGGTGCGGCTTGCCTGTGGTTCGAGCTTCCACCAGTCCGGCCTCAGGCCCGCATCATAGAGCTCCTCGAGCGCCCGCGGAATGGTCCGGTCGTCGAGTTTGCCGTGCTTGCCGGCTATGATCTCGATCAGGATCTCGCGCCCGACCTTGCGCGCCGCCTCGAAGGCCGAGCGAAGCTTGGCGGCCTGGGCGGTCTTGAGTTCGGACGGATCGTCGGGATGGTAGAAGGAAAGCACCTTGATGCAATGGTCGACCGGCCAGTCGATGAGACGGCTGCCGAGATCCTGGCTGAATTCGAAGGCGAGCGGCCGCGAGCCCGGAAGCTCGATCGGCTTGCCGATCCAGAAGTCGCGGTGGGCGCCTGCCGCATAGAGCGCGTCGCGGCCATATTTGTCGTCGATCAGCATGCCGAAGCCGGAGCGGCCTTGAGCCACCTCCGCCGCCGCCTTGACGGCGAGCACCTTGAAAGCGGGAATGCGGGCGAGCAGTTCCGGATCGCCCTCGGCAATGTCCTCCAGCTGGCTGCGATGGTCGACGGCGAGCGCCATCAGGAGCGGGATTTCGCGTCGCCGCGTCGTCGCCCAATGCACGTGGTTGATCGCCTCGTCCTTGCGCAACGCCTTCTGCTTGCTGCCATGCTCGAGGAAATATTGCAGTTCGGTCCAGGTCGGTATTTCCGGTGCGCAAAGCAGGCGCGAAACCGCGAAGGCGCCGCAGGCATTCGCCCAGGTGGCGCAAGTCGCGTGCGGCTCGCCGGCGAGCCAGCCGCGCAGGAAGCCGGACATGAAGGCGTCGCCGGCGCCGAGAACGTTGTAGACCTCGATCGGGAATCCCTTCCCCACGATACCGTCTTCGAGATCGTCCGAGATCGGTCCGTCATAAACGATGCAGCCCATCGGCCCGCGTTTGAGCACGATCGTGGCCCTGGAGAGCGAGCGGATGGTCTTGAGTGCAGCAAGCAGATCGCTTTCTCCCGACGCGATCAGCACTTCTTCCTCGGTCCCGACGATAAGGTCGCAGTCGCCGAGAACGGTCTTCAGATGTGCCGAGACGCGGTCCGAAGCGATATAGCGGCTCTCGCCGGCATCATGGCCGGCCAGGCCCCAGAGGTTCGGCCGGTAGTCGATGTCGAAGACGATCCTTGCGCCGCTTGCCTTGGCGATCCTGATCGCCTTGCGCTGGGCGGCGTCCGTGTTCGGTTTGG
Encoded here:
- a CDS encoding LysE family translocator, which produces MPEVQNLLGFALIALGMVLTPGPNMIYLISRSICQGPAAGLISLGGVALGFVCYMVSAAFGITALLLAVPFAYDALRFAGALYLLYLAWQAVRPGGRSIFQVRDLPKDRPRKLFVMGFFTSMLNPKVAILYLSLLPQFIRPEAGNVLAQSLVFGSVQIAISVSVNALIAMTAGAVAAFLSGRPSFMLVQRWLMSTALAGLAISMAAEARR
- a CDS encoding DMT family transporter, with protein sequence MDRDMRRGSAEMTAAMLISGTIGWFVLMSGQPVAGVVFWRCVFGAATLAALAAVFGLIDLRHLRMKVIVLSALGGVAIVVNWLLLFAAYPRASISIATMVYNTQPFMLLGLGALFLGEKITASKLLWLSLSFAGMVAIVSAKPAGGFEPADYLAGIALSLGAAFFYAIAALVTKLLKGTPPHLIALVQVITGAAMLAPFALVAPLPQGTLQWTLLLTVGVVHTGIMYILLYGAIQKLPTHMTGALSFIYPIAAILVDRIAFGHALQPAQIAGSVAILIAAAGTNLGWTLRPSSPSAKRPAEGSL
- a CDS encoding Lrp/AsnC family transcriptional regulator encodes the protein MLDELDRRILEILAANARVSLKELAQEAGLSSPSAAERLRKLEERGVLDGFTISVNPARLGYPLQAIVRIRPMPGMLHIVERLIQETPEFIECDKVTGDDCFIAKMLVRDMAELDTILDRIAEKAQTNTSIVKASPVKRRLPPLI
- the dut gene encoding dUTP diphosphatase, producing MHMSENRAALAPCLTLVRLPHGEGLDLPAYETAGAAGMDLRAAVPADGPMVIRPGERALVPTGFIFEIPEGYEGQVRPRSGLAFKHGITCLNTPGTVDSDYRGEVKVLLVNLGAEDFAVERGMRIAQMVIAPVTQLAIREADGATATVRGAGGFGSTGTR
- a CDS encoding peptide chain release factor 3: MAESIAEAVSRRRTFAIISHPDAGKTTLTEKLLLFGGAIQLAGEVKAKKDRIQTRSDWMKIERERGISVVTSVMTFEYNDTVYNLLDTPGHEDFADDTYRTLTAVDAAVMVIDAAKGIEPRTLKLFEVCRLRDIPIITFVNKMDRESRDPFEILDEVEQKLALDCAPVTWPIGRSKTFCGTYHLATDEVRGADTQERLTKVNGPEMAAHRLPENERDTFIEETSLAIEACKPFDRKAFLEGHLTPVFFGSALRNFGVRDLINALADFAPPPRAQVADIRTVEATDDRMTAFVFKIQANMDPNHRDRIAFVRVCSGKLERGMKARLSRTGKQMGLTAPQFFFASQRQLADTAFAGDVVGIPNHGTLRIGDTLTEGEPLVFQGVPNFAPEILRRVRLEDAMKAKKLKEALQQMAEEGVVQLFSPDDGAPAIVGVVGALQLDVLRERLQAEYSLPVSFEMSRFSICRWISAENPADLEKFIGAHRGDIARDLDGDPVYMAQDGFSLRYESERYPAIRMVAIKEYHVAKAA
- a CDS encoding DMT family transporter, whose protein sequence is MSKQIEGYIYLSLAMVLVGSTVIASKIIAAGLPPFTATALRFAIAFPLFLCLMRATGASWPKLAKSDWLILVFQAGAGSVGYTTLLISGLKLTSAANAGVIIGTLPVVSAAIAIMVLGERPHRSVLVAACLAAAGVLAIVFRPDANTPHSLAGSALIFGAVICEGLFILLNKRVSVAIPPLGLSALMTGFGGAIALPFALAELPSMGAPGAPALAAVAYYALVPTVGGFVLWYAGLQRVSGTEASVFTALAPVSALLLAAAVLGETITANQMIGMACVLIAVLSLGLRGTSPGQAGGVESGEGTITPPWRRDTP
- a CDS encoding AraC family transcriptional regulator, whose product is MAKGHFRVLPRRIAGVDVVEAATNHSFARHTHEQFGIGLIRAGAQTSLSGRGTVEAKAGDVITVNPGEVHDGAPIGDAGRSWRMLYFDPPLVASLIDDVSEGKRSDCEFSDPVIRNAGLAARFGTIFAAAAGAGGAGTGFRWEELAVTLFAEAMQLAPPNAPASAPKSVAAAVSLIDDDPLAPLSLADLARESGLSRFQLVRGFAKATGLTPHAYLVQRRIDVVRRLIAGGMPLAEAAAAGGFVDQSHMTRVFVRKYGFSPGAYAQAVK